A single region of the Sorghum bicolor cultivar BTx623 chromosome 7, Sorghum_bicolor_NCBIv3, whole genome shotgun sequence genome encodes:
- the LOC110436909 gene encoding uncharacterized protein LOC110436909 codes for MHGESAALLLLWPDPRHGSEFQDAVAAAIVAAAIVAGLLFPLFSPSLAGCAMDLWVVDLVCWGLSMVVALQIQSTKSWKDLSFLKNVSLGCNEDMEKFQQHKVFTHAPDTEKT; via the exons ATGCACGGCGAGTCGGCCGCCCTTCTTCTCCTCTGGCCAGATCCACGACATGGCAGCGAATTCCAGGACGCGGTGGCAGCGGCTATAGTAGCAGCGGCTATAGTAGCAGGTTTGCTGTTCCCTCTCTTTTCCCCCTCTCTTGCAGGCTGTGCGATGGATCTATGGGTGGTGGATCTGGTGTGCTGGGGTCTCAGCATGGTGGTGGCTCTCCAGATCCAGTCCACAAAAtcttggaag GATCTGAGCTTTTTAAAGAATGTCAGTTTGGGCTGCAATGAG GACATGGAGAAATTCCAGCAACATAAGGTATTCACTCATGCTCCTGACACCGAGAAGACCTAG